One window of Fibrobacter sp. UWP2 genomic DNA carries:
- the gltX gene encoding glutamate--tRNA ligase gives MSESRPVRVRFAPSPTGYLHVGGARTAIYNYFFAKATGGTFYLRIEDTDRKRYNEAALHDLMRDLKWMGLQWDEGPGCEGDCGPYFQSERLDIYHREIKKLLDSGDAYYCFCTEERLQEVRAEQEKSHVPVTGYDRHCRNISREEAEARIAAGEKYVIRLKVPETGVTEFDDMIRGHIEYQNELLDDLVLIKRDGYPTYHFASVVDDHLMGTTHVLRGDEWISSTPKHMLLYKAFGWEPPVWCHLPVILDKNGGKLSKRKGAASVGEFRDLGYLPETLMNYLALLGWNPGDDREVMTVNEMIDCFTLERINPKSAMFDEKKLQWMNGQHIHLCDDAFLKGIMKEGLAAKGIDLSKEPEERLDEIVKQLKPRAHFVQDLADMAVYFFVAPTTYDEKGAKKHFGEGSKELATLVRDMLASIDDFKTPVIEKGFYDLAERCGHKVGELVGAPRLAVSGVTAGPGLWEMFEIIGKQEVLRRIDVALPLMKE, from the coding sequence ATGTCTGAATCTCGTCCTGTCCGTGTCCGTTTTGCCCCCAGCCCCACGGGCTACCTGCATGTGGGCGGCGCCCGTACCGCCATTTACAACTACTTTTTTGCCAAGGCCACGGGTGGCACGTTCTACCTGCGTATCGAGGACACCGACCGCAAGCGTTACAACGAAGCCGCCCTGCACGACCTGATGCGCGACCTCAAGTGGATGGGCCTCCAGTGGGACGAGGGCCCGGGTTGCGAAGGCGATTGCGGCCCGTACTTCCAGAGCGAGCGCCTGGACATTTACCACAGGGAAATCAAGAAGCTCTTGGATTCCGGCGACGCCTACTACTGTTTTTGTACCGAGGAGCGCCTGCAGGAAGTCCGTGCCGAGCAGGAAAAGAGCCATGTGCCCGTGACGGGTTATGACCGCCATTGCCGTAACATTAGTCGCGAAGAGGCTGAGGCGCGCATCGCCGCCGGCGAAAAGTACGTCATCCGCCTCAAGGTCCCCGAGACGGGCGTCACGGAGTTCGACGACATGATCCGCGGCCACATTGAGTACCAGAACGAACTTCTGGACGACCTGGTGCTTATCAAGCGCGACGGTTACCCGACGTACCACTTTGCAAGTGTCGTCGACGACCACCTGATGGGTACGACCCACGTGCTGCGCGGCGATGAATGGATCAGCTCCACGCCCAAGCATATGCTTTTGTACAAGGCGTTTGGCTGGGAACCGCCCGTATGGTGCCACCTTCCGGTGATTCTCGACAAGAACGGCGGCAAGCTTAGCAAGCGCAAGGGCGCCGCATCCGTAGGCGAATTCCGCGACCTCGGCTACCTGCCCGAAACGCTCATGAACTACCTCGCGCTCCTCGGCTGGAACCCAGGTGACGATCGCGAGGTCATGACCGTGAATGAGATGATCGACTGCTTTACGCTGGAACGCATCAACCCGAAGTCCGCCATGTTCGACGAAAAGAAGTTGCAGTGGATGAACGGCCAGCACATTCACCTGTGCGACGACGCCTTCCTCAAGGGAATCATGAAGGAAGGCTTGGCTGCGAAGGGTATTGACCTCTCGAAGGAGCCGGAAGAACGCCTCGACGAGATCGTGAAGCAGCTCAAGCCGCGCGCCCATTTTGTGCAGGACCTGGCCGACATGGCGGTGTACTTCTTTGTCGCGCCGACGACTTACGACGAGAAGGGCGCAAAGAAGCACTTTGGCGAAGGATCCAAGGAACTGGCGACCCTCGTGCGCGACATGCTCGCTTCCATTGACGACTTCAAGACGCCGGTCATCGAAAAGGGTTTTTACGATCTTGCTGAACGCTGCGGCCACAAGGTGGGCGAACTGGTGGGCGCCCCGCGCCTGGCTGTCTCCGGCGTTACCGCAGGCCCCGGCCTTTGGGAAATGTTCGAGATCATCGGCAAACAAGAGGTTTTGCGCCGCATCGACGTGGCGCTCCCGCTCATGAAGGAATAG
- a CDS encoding adenosylhomocysteinase, with translation MLFDEIVNSAYTHREYPALDSLSAEWRQSRPFEGLRVLVATPIFRNTLLEYRALLAGGAGLVAGRAGGEGGTSMPCDAKIVDLLRESGIPLLTPAEVLAGESEGAFFDLILDCAGQFSACHPRHGFVELTRSGVQFFEKSSLPVYVADSGIVKRIETCLGTGEGYFRALEQLGFAEGASEGGTPPATRLLVFGSGKVGSGIALQGVRRGCAVTVATDTQRAGGANDFSQVLSQNGVAVLDFRDYAAVSSAIAESRLVVTATGVKGALDHPQIVEALLASDAVLANMGVEDEYGPGVPAARVLAEKKPLNFILEEPTHLKYIDASLALHVALGELLVRGTQKETGPMDPPSELEQKIIMVTINQGAIGDELCGMMGL, from the coding sequence ATGCTGTTCGACGAGATTGTAAATTCTGCATATACACACCGCGAATACCCCGCCTTGGACTCCCTTTCGGCGGAGTGGAGGCAGTCGCGCCCCTTCGAGGGCCTCCGCGTGCTGGTGGCGACCCCCATCTTCAGAAACACCCTGCTTGAGTATCGCGCCTTGCTTGCGGGCGGTGCAGGACTTGTCGCCGGTCGTGCTGGGGGGGAGGGCGGTACGTCCATGCCCTGCGATGCAAAGATCGTCGACCTGCTCCGTGAAAGCGGCATCCCCTTGCTTACCCCCGCCGAGGTCCTGGCGGGCGAATCCGAAGGCGCCTTTTTTGACCTGATCCTGGACTGCGCCGGGCAATTCTCGGCGTGCCACCCGCGTCACGGCTTTGTGGAACTGACCCGCAGCGGCGTCCAGTTTTTTGAAAAATCCTCGCTGCCTGTTTACGTGGCCGATAGCGGAATCGTTAAGCGTATTGAAACGTGCCTTGGCACGGGCGAGGGCTACTTTAGGGCGTTGGAGCAGCTTGGCTTTGCGGAGGGGGCGTCGGAGGGGGGTACGCCCCCGGCAACAAGGCTACTTGTTTTTGGAAGCGGCAAGGTGGGGTCGGGAATCGCTTTGCAGGGCGTACGTCGCGGGTGCGCGGTGACCGTCGCGACCGATACGCAAAGGGCTGGCGGCGCGAACGATTTTTCGCAGGTGCTTTCGCAGAACGGGGTTGCCGTCCTAGATTTTCGCGACTACGCCGCCGTTTCCAGTGCGATTGCGGAGTCCCGCCTCGTGGTGACGGCGACAGGCGTGAAGGGAGCGCTTGACCACCCGCAAATCGTGGAGGCCTTGCTCGCCTCGGATGCAGTGCTTGCCAACATGGGCGTGGAAGACGAATATGGGCCGGGTGTTCCGGCAGCCCGCGTGCTCGCCGAAAAGAAACCGCTGAACTTTATCTTGGAAGAACCGACGCACCTCAAGTACATCGATGCATCGCTCGCGCTGCATGTCGCGCTTGGCGAACTGCTGGTGCGCGGTACACAAAAAGAAACGGGCCCCATGGACCCGCCAAGTGAATTGGAACAAAAGATAATCATGGTCACCATCAACCAGGGCGCCATTGGCGACGAACTCTGCGGGATGATGGGACTATAG
- a CDS encoding polysaccharide deacetylase family protein — translation MDKKILSSLLAFSFGCGMVYAQTAEIGTWAGFRKGAASFTFDDGAPSHVSDAGPMFKKYGYKATFNVVYNWNPDWNGFQGLANEGHEIASHSNSHGNNMSGEEASSKTNIGGRIKQKYGIITVAYPNCNVPNESAVKQNYIVGRICNGSWKGMNDEMGKDGPSNWAQTPATMTGDEGQLKTTNDFTGRMQKVIQSNGWAAFLTHGFQGKQNGNANYSPTDINAIDGALKWAQQNDKDIWVAPMGFVAMYIKERNASKAEASTSGGNITVKLTHNIKDNISDYDYPLSLRVKYSGSTANVTQAGAKLESKIDGGYVYFDAVPNEGDIVIAGEGGSGPIPESSSSVEIPQTSSSNTPVSSSSRNNPWGQSSSSATNPWGPNPWGPQSSSTTALTAETVDFSAVAVYRTADNYIEVSGAKGMPITVYNHMGQVIRTTRGLGMVQKVFSGAKGKYLVKVGNKTFKVSL, via the coding sequence ATGGACAAAAAAATTCTCTCTTCTCTTCTCGCCTTTTCGTTTGGTTGCGGCATGGTCTACGCCCAGACGGCCGAAATCGGTACTTGGGCAGGCTTCCGCAAGGGCGCAGCTTCCTTTACGTTTGACGATGGCGCGCCGAGCCACGTGAGCGACGCAGGTCCGATGTTCAAGAAGTACGGCTACAAGGCAACCTTCAACGTGGTTTACAACTGGAACCCCGACTGGAACGGTTTCCAGGGACTTGCCAATGAGGGGCACGAAATCGCAAGCCACAGCAATAGCCACGGCAATAACATGAGCGGCGAGGAAGCCTCTTCCAAGACAAATATCGGGGGCAGAATCAAGCAGAAATACGGTATCATCACGGTCGCCTATCCGAACTGCAACGTTCCTAACGAAAGCGCAGTCAAGCAGAACTACATCGTAGGCCGTATCTGCAACGGCAGCTGGAAGGGCATGAATGATGAAATGGGCAAGGACGGCCCCTCCAACTGGGCTCAAACCCCCGCCACCATGACCGGTGACGAAGGCCAGCTCAAGACCACGAACGACTTTACCGGCAGAATGCAGAAAGTCATCCAGAGCAACGGCTGGGCAGCATTCCTCACCCATGGTTTCCAGGGCAAGCAAAACGGCAACGCCAACTACTCGCCGACGGATATCAACGCCATCGATGGTGCCCTCAAGTGGGCCCAGCAGAACGACAAGGACATCTGGGTCGCTCCGATGGGATTTGTCGCCATGTACATCAAGGAACGCAATGCCTCCAAGGCAGAAGCTTCTACGAGCGGCGGCAACATCACGGTCAAGCTGACCCACAACATCAAGGACAACATTTCCGACTACGACTACCCGCTCTCCCTGCGCGTCAAGTACAGCGGCTCCACGGCCAACGTGACGCAGGCGGGCGCCAAGCTTGAATCCAAGATTGACGGCGGCTACGTGTACTTCGACGCCGTGCCGAACGAAGGCGACATCGTCATCGCGGGCGAAGGCGGCTCGGGTCCCATTCCAGAATCCTCTAGCAGCGTAGAAATTCCGCAGACTTCCAGCAGCAACACGCCGGTATCCTCATCATCCCGCAACAATCCGTGGGGACAATCTTCCTCGTCTGCAACCAATCCGTGGGGTCCGAATCCGTGGGGTCCGCAATCTTCTTCGACCACCGCACTCACGGCTGAAACTGTGGACTTCTCCGCGGTTGCCGTCTACAGGACCGCAGACAACTACATCGAAGTTTCCGGCGCAAAGGGCATGCCGATTACGGTATACAACCACATGGGTCAGGTTATCCGCACCACACGCGGGCTCGGCATGGTACAGAAGGTGTTCTCTGGCGCGAAGGGCAAGTACCTCGTGAAAGTCGGCAACAAGACGTTCAAGGTTTCTCTCTAA
- a CDS encoding sodium:alanine symporter family protein, producing the protein MEALNAFLDTVDGFVWGIPLIAVILFVGLLLTMRLGVLQITNLKNALRYVIRNEKDGEGEVSSFAALCTALAATVGTGNIVGVATAIGTGGPGALFWMEVAAFLGMATKYAEGLLAVKYRKVDTDGKILGGPFYYIETGIKERFGLNFKWLAVMFAVFGVLAGLLGIGTITQVNGIASAVATVIPTSEFVNISGNSISYSTALAGLLVTLFAAAVIIGGLKRIAKVSTLIVPFMAIFYIIFCLLIIGLNLSQVTTAIETIIRAAFNPSAVTGGVVGTIFIAMQKGIARGIFSNEAGLGSAPIAAAAARTKEPVRQGLVCMTGTFIDTIVICSMTGIAIVVTGAWSPELGLQGVNITLEAFTRGLSIFPAGATIAPFVLTIALVFFAFTTILGWAYYSERCLEYLVGRGKKGAILAYRWLYIAAVFVGPYLTVSAVWTSADIFNGLMAFPNLVALILLSGIVARETKKFFVKLEKERN; encoded by the coding sequence ATGGAAGCATTGAACGCATTTCTCGATACCGTGGACGGATTCGTGTGGGGCATCCCGCTCATCGCCGTCATCTTGTTCGTGGGCCTCCTGCTCACCATGCGCCTCGGCGTACTGCAAATCACCAACCTCAAGAACGCCTTGCGGTATGTTATCCGCAACGAGAAGGATGGCGAGGGCGAAGTCTCCAGCTTTGCCGCCCTCTGCACGGCGCTCGCGGCGACCGTCGGCACCGGCAACATCGTGGGTGTCGCGACCGCCATCGGTACCGGTGGACCGGGAGCCCTCTTTTGGATGGAAGTCGCCGCTTTTCTCGGCATGGCGACCAAGTACGCCGAAGGGCTTCTCGCCGTCAAGTACCGCAAGGTCGATACCGACGGCAAAATCCTGGGCGGCCCCTTCTACTACATCGAGACCGGCATCAAGGAGCGCTTTGGGCTGAACTTCAAGTGGCTCGCCGTGATGTTCGCCGTGTTCGGCGTCCTCGCGGGCCTGCTCGGCATCGGCACCATCACGCAGGTGAACGGTATCGCCTCGGCCGTCGCGACCGTCATCCCCACCTCCGAATTCGTGAACATCAGCGGCAACTCCATCTCGTACTCCACCGCGCTTGCGGGCCTCTTGGTTACGCTCTTTGCGGCAGCCGTCATCATCGGCGGACTCAAACGCATCGCGAAGGTCTCCACGCTCATCGTGCCCTTTATGGCGATTTTCTACATCATCTTCTGCCTGCTCATCATCGGCCTCAACCTCTCGCAGGTGACTACCGCCATCGAGACCATCATCCGCGCCGCGTTTAACCCGAGCGCCGTGACCGGCGGCGTGGTGGGCACCATCTTTATCGCCATGCAAAAGGGCATCGCCCGTGGCATTTTCAGCAACGAGGCGGGCCTCGGTTCCGCCCCCATTGCCGCTGCCGCCGCCCGCACCAAGGAACCGGTACGCCAGGGACTCGTATGCATGACGGGAACCTTCATCGACACCATCGTCATCTGCTCCATGACGGGCATCGCCATCGTGGTGACGGGCGCCTGGAGCCCGGAACTCGGCCTCCAGGGAGTGAACATCACGCTCGAAGCCTTCACCCGCGGACTCTCCATTTTCCCGGCGGGTGCGACCATCGCCCCGTTCGTGCTCACCATCGCGCTCGTGTTCTTTGCATTCACGACCATCCTCGGCTGGGCCTACTACTCGGAACGCTGCCTCGAATACCTCGTGGGCCGCGGCAAAAAAGGCGCCATCCTCGCTTACCGCTGGCTTTACATCGCCGCCGTGTTCGTGGGCCCCTACCTCACGGTGAGCGCCGTGTGGACCAGCGCCGACATCTTCAACGGGCTCATGGCCTTCCCGAACCTCGTTGCTCTGATTCTACTTTCCGGCATTGTCGCCCGCGAGACGAAGAAGTTCTTCGTGAAGCTCGAGAAGGAGAGGAACTAG
- a CDS encoding TIGR00730 family Rossman fold protein, giving the protein MASKKKISPVPGKMAYENQAFMESDAGRPLRILSEFFEPGLVFEQEDIRNTFVFFGSARTLPPDEIKKRRKGCRDKKELARLARLEKVANSYNAARELGARLGKWANKKHSGFAVITGGGPGIMEAGNRGASDVGLPSIGLNIKLPFEQHFNPYIDDELNLQFRYFFIRKYWFLRKARALVIFPGGFGTMDEMFEMLTLIQTDKYAQQMPVVVFDSKFWKKLINWNLFVETGMINKEDLKLFRFCDTVDDAYKFITETLEKQGDDWSRKTWENDLKQA; this is encoded by the coding sequence ATGGCTTCCAAAAAGAAAATCAGCCCCGTCCCCGGGAAAATGGCATACGAAAACCAGGCTTTTATGGAGAGCGACGCCGGTCGTCCGCTCCGCATTCTCTCCGAATTCTTTGAACCCGGACTCGTCTTTGAGCAGGAAGACATCAGGAACACCTTTGTTTTCTTTGGCTCGGCGCGCACCCTCCCTCCCGACGAAATAAAAAAACGCCGCAAGGGTTGCAGAGACAAAAAGGAACTCGCCCGCCTCGCCCGCCTTGAGAAGGTCGCCAACTCGTACAACGCCGCCCGCGAGCTGGGCGCCCGCCTGGGCAAGTGGGCAAACAAAAAGCACAGCGGCTTCGCCGTCATCACCGGCGGTGGTCCGGGCATCATGGAAGCCGGCAACCGGGGCGCCTCCGACGTGGGCCTGCCCTCCATCGGCCTCAACATCAAGCTCCCGTTCGAGCAGCATTTCAACCCCTATATTGACGACGAGCTGAACCTCCAGTTCCGTTACTTCTTTATCCGCAAGTACTGGTTCCTGCGCAAGGCGCGCGCCCTCGTGATTTTCCCGGGCGGCTTTGGCACCATGGACGAGATGTTCGAAATGCTCACGCTTATCCAGACCGACAAGTACGCCCAGCAGATGCCCGTGGTGGTGTTCGACTCCAAGTTCTGGAAAAAGCTCATCAACTGGAACCTATTTGTAGAGACGGGCATGATCAACAAGGAAGACCTCAAGCTGTTCCGGTTCTGCGATACCGTGGACGACGCCTACAAGTTCATTACCGAGACTCTCGAAAAACAGGGTGACGATTGGAGCCGTAAGACTTGGGAGAACGATCTCAAGCAAGCCTAA
- a CDS encoding YafY family protein — translation MAGYEKINTVKDLLKREMTVSQLATAIGRGPRTVFRYLELLRSENCGLHSHKRNGETVWVIQTEEKMNFNQGAVKQLEKIKKNMSDATPANVKNRKLLDKLIEALQTTNPDEFKPEAITTDRDLVLDYGPFSDNKIQDVMVNKLLDAIHKKLKIRVTYSHAGDKKVETMELSPVKVIMRIDTLYLVAADETYAQKNVFKNYLVENISNVTLTNKPIEDNLVFDAATHYKYTFGKYTKSDPVQSVSLLIKDGWLKNQFEKSHFNPPVVLRRDSGKRDVVDMKIRVTPDFKTWLLGMLPHVQILKPESLRDEMKKLLKDTLEEM, via the coding sequence ATGGCTGGGTATGAGAAAATAAACACCGTGAAGGATTTGTTGAAAAGGGAGATGACCGTGTCCCAACTGGCGACCGCCATTGGCCGCGGCCCCCGCACGGTATTCCGCTATTTGGAACTGCTTCGTAGCGAAAACTGCGGACTTCACAGCCACAAGCGCAACGGTGAAACGGTGTGGGTCATCCAGACCGAAGAAAAGATGAACTTTAACCAGGGCGCTGTCAAGCAGCTTGAAAAAATCAAGAAGAACATGTCGGACGCGACTCCTGCCAATGTCAAGAACCGCAAGTTGCTCGACAAGCTAATCGAGGCTTTGCAGACGACGAATCCCGACGAGTTCAAACCCGAGGCCATCACCACGGACCGTGACCTGGTGCTGGACTATGGCCCGTTCAGCGACAACAAGATCCAGGACGTGATGGTCAACAAACTCCTTGACGCCATCCACAAAAAACTCAAGATCCGCGTGACCTACAGTCATGCCGGCGACAAAAAAGTGGAGACCATGGAACTGAGCCCAGTCAAGGTCATTATGCGAATCGATACTTTGTACCTGGTCGCGGCCGACGAGACCTATGCGCAAAAGAACGTGTTCAAAAATTACCTTGTAGAAAACATTTCCAATGTCACTTTGACGAACAAGCCTATAGAAGACAACTTGGTGTTTGACGCGGCGACGCATTACAAGTACACGTTTGGCAAGTACACGAAGTCAGACCCGGTGCAAAGTGTTTCACTCCTCATCAAGGATGGCTGGCTCAAGAACCAGTTCGAAAAGTCGCATTTCAATCCGCCGGTGGTGCTTCGCAGGGACAGCGGCAAGAGGGATGTGGTCGACATGAAAATCCGTGTCACGCCCGACTTTAAAACTTGGCTTTTGGGAATGTTGCCGCATGTGCAGATTCTCAAGCCGGAATCCCTCCGCGACGAAATGAAGAAGCTTCTTAAGGATACATTGGAAGAAATGTAA
- a CDS encoding BON domain-containing protein, whose product MTTHGLFAKEPYSTYGGLDAHIPLLCSCDECETTFVAFSHEFSLGRRNVGTEYAKIYGYNRVSPGNWLYFKGAVKPGVVMSCFQTGDKDVFQVSYDGNAPEQIECSKVVISNENAPEGYRLVPAQTAHVLIGDHVYHTLRDQFGVAVGLVSDAGKDKLAILLDDKSLLFITIPQSMQNIPNEKLSEVVRSKLFQLFPEDSRRVSVTVGQGIVYLDGIVRSLMVKRALCACVNNMPRVRGCVDFMRVQMETYISDERIREAILRMLESLTVRVFDYSVEVENSKAKVRLCCTEENYPKDLENRIANMTGLQDLSLVIETVPESSLQNVNICKDIELVFNVSSRLSGAHIRVSYYNNKYLLEGHVANSFQKQWAFLNAVKTVKTASIENRLRIC is encoded by the coding sequence GTGACGACCCACGGGCTGTTTGCCAAGGAACCGTACTCGACGTACGGCGGTTTGGACGCGCACATACCGCTTCTATGCAGCTGCGACGAATGCGAGACGACTTTTGTCGCCTTTTCGCACGAGTTCTCCCTCGGTCGTCGCAATGTGGGGACGGAGTACGCCAAGATTTACGGCTACAACCGCGTGTCTCCCGGGAACTGGCTCTACTTCAAGGGCGCCGTCAAGCCGGGCGTGGTCATGAGTTGTTTCCAGACCGGCGACAAGGATGTTTTCCAGGTCAGCTATGACGGCAATGCCCCCGAGCAGATCGAATGCTCCAAGGTTGTCATTTCAAATGAGAATGCTCCCGAAGGCTACCGCCTGGTTCCCGCCCAAACGGCGCATGTGCTGATAGGCGACCATGTCTACCACACCTTGAGGGACCAGTTTGGAGTGGCCGTCGGCTTGGTGAGCGATGCGGGCAAGGACAAGCTCGCCATCCTCCTGGACGACAAGTCGCTTTTGTTCATCACTATTCCGCAGTCCATGCAGAACATCCCCAACGAAAAACTTTCGGAGGTGGTCCGCAGCAAGCTGTTCCAGCTCTTCCCCGAGGACTCCCGCCGGGTCTCTGTGACGGTGGGGCAGGGGATTGTTTACCTGGACGGCATTGTCAGGAGCCTGATGGTTAAGCGCGCCCTTTGCGCCTGCGTCAACAACATGCCGCGCGTCCGCGGCTGCGTGGACTTTATGCGCGTGCAAATGGAGACCTACATTTCGGATGAACGCATCAGGGAGGCCATTTTGCGCATGCTGGAATCGCTGACCGTCCGCGTGTTTGACTATTCGGTAGAGGTCGAGAACAGCAAGGCGAAAGTGCGGCTGTGCTGCACGGAGGAAAATTATCCCAAGGACTTGGAAAACCGCATCGCCAACATGACGGGCCTCCAGGACCTTTCGCTTGTCATCGAGACTGTGCCCGAGAGCTCCCTGCAAAATGTGAACATCTGCAAGGATATTGAACTCGTCTTTAATGTAAGTTCCCGCTTGTCGGGGGCGCACATTCGCGTGAGTTATTACAACAACAAGTATTTGCTAGAAGGGCATGTTGCCAATTCCTTCCAAAAGCAGTGGGCGTTCCTCAACGCCGTGAAAACGGTCAAGACGGCATCCATCGAAAATAGGTTGAGAATTTGTTAA
- a CDS encoding protein kinase, protein MIRNLLAETLDRVSRNLALRPQYSMQEYQRWFDQNPEFLHNGAMERIELIEPLTLEGTNNLYRANFWIQHPNDEQHYGEREIVVKICKFWAAPGKNRLHRLNMLLSAFQDEIRINNLIRATNIEGVVQSLGGGLAGRHPYLKLEFIKGCSLDRMFKTDLTDDEKLHRVAQIAYLANTISQLHYYQVIHKDLKPKNLLLCQNPLHKNNHKILICDFGYAQAKLRETVNEYGGQLTPCYSAPEQAIMGENLSYSVDYFSFGIIVHEYLTGYKLFPKAMDIFTEDGYRITDRYLDYIKTGRENRFEDSRFPELTQWIENLTIFDSFERMQNCPNLFDIAHKLREEVNAQGYRDVNTDFLWNQLREYGNR, encoded by the coding sequence ATGATTAGAAACTTACTCGCAGAGACCTTGGACAGGGTGTCGCGCAACCTTGCGCTTCGCCCTCAGTACTCTATGCAAGAATACCAGCGGTGGTTTGACCAGAACCCAGAATTTTTGCACAATGGCGCCATGGAGCGGATTGAACTCATTGAACCCCTGACTCTCGAGGGAACCAACAACCTGTACCGTGCGAACTTCTGGATCCAGCACCCGAACGACGAACAGCACTACGGCGAACGCGAAATCGTCGTGAAGATATGCAAGTTCTGGGCTGCTCCCGGCAAAAACAGGCTCCACCGCCTCAACATGCTCTTGAGCGCCTTCCAGGATGAGATCCGCATCAACAACCTGATCCGCGCCACAAACATCGAGGGCGTGGTCCAGAGCCTGGGTGGAGGGCTCGCCGGAAGACACCCCTACCTCAAGCTAGAGTTCATCAAAGGTTGCTCGCTGGACCGCATGTTCAAAACCGACCTGACCGACGACGAGAAACTGCACCGCGTTGCCCAGATTGCCTACCTTGCGAACACAATAAGCCAGTTGCACTACTACCAGGTGATACACAAGGACTTGAAGCCCAAGAACCTGCTTTTGTGCCAGAACCCTCTGCACAAGAACAACCACAAGATCCTCATTTGCGATTTTGGCTATGCGCAGGCAAAGCTACGCGAGACCGTCAACGAATACGGCGGTCAGCTCACGCCCTGCTACAGCGCCCCGGAGCAGGCGATTATGGGAGAGAACCTCTCGTACTCGGTGGACTACTTCAGCTTTGGCATCATTGTTCACGAGTACCTCACGGGCTACAAGCTGTTCCCCAAGGCGATGGACATCTTTACGGAAGACGGTTACAGGATTACGGACCGCTACCTGGACTACATCAAGACCGGGCGCGAGAACCGCTTTGAGGACTCCCGCTTCCCCGAGCTCACCCAATGGATTGAGAACCTCACCATTTTCGACAGCTTTGAACGCATGCAGAACTGCCCGAACCTCTTTGACATCGCCCACAAGCTGCGCGAAGAGGTGAACGCCCAGGGCTACCGCGACGTGAACACCGACTTTTTGTGGAACCAGCTAAGGGAATACGGCAATAGATAG
- the queA gene encoding tRNA preQ1(34) S-adenosylmethionine ribosyltransferase-isomerase QueA, which produces MEHSLSDYNFEFPKELIASRTAGKGKTHILYCPRHGGERRIMKAPEIVELFRPGDCLVVNNTKVIPARLYGETLHGGKVETLLVQALIPAENGNARYEAQVRPGKAFQIGRVLNIAGVETTVEDIREDGARVLRFAVTPVELEAVMNAQGHVPLPPYIDRPDDEDDKKAYQTIFAKYAGAVAAPTASLHFSEQMLADLKAKGVSVAEVTLHVGPGTFQNISVEDFTQHKMHGEHYELTKENSDIINKAKREGGRIVTVGTTSTRVVETIADANGFLKPQKGVTHAFFYPGYKYKVIDGLLTNFHWPKSSLILLVSAFYGRENTLDAYKMAVENRLKLFSYGDGMLIL; this is translated from the coding sequence ATGGAACATTCGCTTTCGGATTACAACTTTGAATTTCCCAAGGAGTTAATCGCCTCCCGCACGGCGGGCAAGGGCAAGACGCACATTTTGTATTGCCCGCGCCATGGCGGCGAACGCCGTATTATGAAGGCCCCGGAGATTGTTGAACTCTTCCGTCCCGGCGATTGCCTTGTGGTAAATAATACCAAGGTGATTCCGGCACGCTTGTATGGCGAAACGCTGCACGGCGGCAAGGTCGAGACGCTTTTGGTGCAGGCGCTTATCCCTGCCGAGAACGGGAATGCTCGCTACGAGGCGCAGGTGCGCCCGGGTAAGGCGTTCCAAATTGGGCGCGTGCTCAACATTGCCGGTGTCGAGACGACGGTCGAAGACATCAGGGAAGACGGCGCCCGCGTGCTCCGCTTTGCGGTGACGCCAGTGGAGCTTGAGGCGGTGATGAACGCGCAGGGCCATGTGCCGCTCCCGCCCTACATTGACCGCCCCGATGACGAGGACGACAAAAAGGCTTACCAGACGATTTTCGCCAAGTACGCTGGGGCGGTGGCTGCGCCTACGGCGAGCCTCCACTTCAGCGAGCAGATGCTTGCCGATTTAAAGGCGAAGGGAGTCTCTGTCGCTGAAGTCACGCTTCACGTGGGCCCCGGCACCTTCCAGAACATTTCGGTCGAGGACTTCACTCAGCACAAGATGCACGGCGAACATTACGAACTCACCAAGGAGAACTCCGACATCATCAACAAGGCGAAGCGCGAAGGCGGACGCATTGTGACCGTGGGTACCACGAGTACCCGCGTGGTCGAGACCATCGCCGACGCTAACGGCTTTTTAAAGCCGCAAAAGGGCGTGACTCACGCGTTTTTCTACCCGGGTTACAAGTACAAGGTGATAGACGGACTGCTCACCAATTTCCACTGGCCCAAGAGCAGCCTCATATTGCTTGTGTCCGCATTCTACGGTCGCGAGAATACGCTTGACGCCTACAAGATGGCGGTCGAGAACCGCCTCAAGCTCTTTAGCTACGGCGACGGGATGCTTATTCTGTAA